In the genome of Sporichthya brevicatena, one region contains:
- a CDS encoding LLM class flavin-dependent oxidoreductase, protein MKLGLLLPTVHSIALNEMALRGAEALGVDDVWVLDHMMGLTHPALWSEFPAASALPDPDAFLDPFCVAAALGGGTDLRFGLSVTDAVRRAGPDLARAALTVNDACRGGFVLGLGSGEAESLVPYGYDYKRPVDRLEAALRDIRSLLDTGNMPSGSGRIGLDRSGPKGVPEVWVAAKMPRMLELTGRYADGWLPLPSPPEEYAAQYQAVREAAERAGRPAPTASMVPAVIFGDSRDSVLGVLEDVPVVKLIAYYLPAYVWDRYGVEHPGGPNCRGQIDLIPHELDPKALRETAKRIPVELVEELAWFGNADEIAARLKPYAEVGLEHIVLGDVTGTTYAPEETARVLGGQLPRLVELMHAL, encoded by the coding sequence GTGAAGCTCGGACTGCTGCTGCCGACCGTCCACTCGATCGCGCTCAACGAGATGGCCCTCCGCGGCGCAGAGGCGCTCGGGGTCGACGACGTCTGGGTGCTCGACCACATGATGGGCCTGACCCACCCGGCCCTGTGGTCCGAGTTCCCGGCCGCCTCCGCGCTGCCCGACCCGGACGCGTTCCTCGACCCGTTCTGCGTGGCGGCCGCCCTCGGCGGTGGCACGGACCTGCGCTTCGGGCTGTCCGTCACCGACGCCGTCCGCCGTGCCGGGCCGGACCTGGCCCGCGCCGCCCTGACCGTGAACGACGCCTGCCGGGGCGGGTTCGTCCTCGGTCTGGGCTCGGGTGAGGCCGAGTCGCTCGTGCCCTACGGCTACGACTACAAGCGTCCGGTCGACCGGCTCGAGGCGGCGCTGCGCGACATCCGCTCGCTGCTCGACACCGGCAACATGCCGAGCGGTTCGGGTCGCATCGGTCTGGACCGCTCGGGTCCGAAGGGCGTGCCCGAGGTCTGGGTCGCGGCGAAGATGCCGCGGATGCTGGAGCTGACGGGCCGTTACGCCGACGGCTGGCTGCCGTTGCCCAGCCCGCCGGAGGAGTACGCGGCGCAGTATCAGGCGGTGCGCGAGGCCGCCGAGCGCGCCGGCCGCCCGGCACCGACGGCGTCGATGGTCCCGGCCGTCATCTTCGGTGACTCCCGGGACTCCGTGCTCGGTGTGCTGGAGGACGTGCCGGTCGTCAAGCTGATCGCGTACTACCTGCCGGCGTACGTGTGGGACCGCTACGGCGTCGAGCACCCCGGCGGTCCGAACTGCCGTGGCCAGATCGACCTGATTCCGCACGAGCTGGACCCGAAGGCCCTGCGCGAGACGGCCAAGCGCATCCCGGTCGAGCTCGTCGAGGAACTCGCCTGGTTCGGCAACGCCGACGAGATCGCCGCCCGGCTCAAGCCGTACGCGGAGGTGGGGCTGGAGCACATCGTCCTCGGCGACGTCACCGGCACCACCTACGCGCCTGAGGAGACCGCCCGCGTCCTCGGCGGTCAGCTGCCGCGGCTCGTGGAGCTCATGCACGCGCTCTGA